The following proteins are co-located in the Oceanispirochaeta sp. genome:
- a CDS encoding NAD(P)-dependent alcohol dehydrogenase: MKALVLEKKMKLVIQDLEIYQKCDSDEVRIAIKNVGICGSDVHYYQYGGIGAYIVKEPMVLGHEASGVIVETGRNVTGLKVGDRVCMEPGIPDSKSSVSRRGLYNLDPSVQFWATPPVQGCLCESVVHPADFTYKITDKISYAEGAMIEPLAIGLQAAEKGHIKPGDVALVTGCGTIGLLTALSALAGGCSRVYISDINSQKLGIASQYNNIIPINASDENLFDRIMNETEGNGVDCIFEASGSPVVFPTLHEYAAPGGVIVLVGIPVDGFGQFSISGIQSKELRLESVFRSAHKYKRAIRLIDSGNIDVKPLISAVYDFDESLAAYEAASDNKSHFIKIQIQLGS; encoded by the coding sequence TTGAAAGCACTTGTTCTTGAAAAAAAAATGAAACTGGTTATTCAGGATCTGGAAATATATCAAAAATGCGATTCAGATGAAGTCAGGATTGCAATAAAAAATGTTGGAATCTGCGGCAGTGATGTTCATTACTACCAGTACGGTGGTATCGGGGCATATATTGTCAAGGAACCAATGGTACTTGGTCATGAAGCTTCAGGGGTTATTGTAGAAACAGGCCGGAATGTCACCGGTCTGAAGGTGGGGGACCGGGTCTGTATGGAACCTGGGATTCCCGACTCCAAGAGTTCTGTCAGTCGGAGAGGATTATATAATCTTGATCCTTCAGTTCAATTCTGGGCAACGCCTCCTGTGCAGGGTTGTCTCTGTGAATCTGTTGTTCATCCGGCAGATTTCACATATAAAATTACAGATAAGATATCTTATGCTGAGGGAGCTATGATTGAGCCTTTAGCTATCGGACTTCAGGCCGCTGAAAAAGGGCATATTAAGCCAGGTGATGTCGCACTGGTTACTGGATGCGGCACTATCGGTCTATTGACAGCCCTTTCGGCCCTTGCAGGGGGCTGCAGCCGGGTGTATATCTCTGATATCAATAGTCAGAAATTAGGCATAGCCAGCCAATATAATAATATCATACCAATCAATGCATCCGATGAAAACCTTTTTGATCGCATCATGAATGAAACCGAAGGAAATGGTGTTGACTGCATTTTTGAGGCATCAGGAAGCCCTGTTGTTTTTCCTACTCTCCATGAGTATGCGGCACCGGGGGGAGTCATCGTACTGGTTGGTATACCTGTGGATGGTTTTGGGCAATTCAGTATTTCCGGAATTCAGTCCAAAGAGCTGCGCCTTGAATCTGTATTCAGGTCTGCCCATAAGTATAAAAGGGCTATCCGACTTATCGATTCTGGGAATATTGATGTAAAACCGCTGATCTCTGCTGTTTATGACTTCGATGAGAGCCTTGCCGCCTATGAGGCAGCCTCTGATAATAAATCACATTTTATTAAGATACAGATTCAGTTGGGTAGTTAA